From one Lotus japonicus ecotype B-129 chromosome 3, LjGifu_v1.2 genomic stretch:
- the LOC130746390 gene encoding exocyst complex component SEC10b, whose amino-acid sequence MREPRDGTKTDRTSKSTPSPASFPLILDIDDFKGDFSFDALFGNLVNELLPSFKVEAESDGADSLPNGHMRAPSSDASKFSQTASSPLFPDVEKLLSLFKDSCKELLELRKQIDGRLYNLKKDVSVQDSKHRKTLGELEKGVDGLFDSFARLDSRISSVGQTAAKIGDHLQSADAQRETASQTIELIKYLMEFNSSPGDLMELSPLFSDDSRVAEAASIAQKLRSFAEEDIGRHGITTAVGNATASRGLEVAVANLQDYCNELENRLLSRFDAASQKRELTTMAECAKILSQFNRGTSAMQHYVATRPMFIDVEVMNADTRLVLGDQAAQASPSNVTRGLSSLYKEITDTVRKEAATITAVFPSPSEVMSILVQRVLEQRITALLDKLLVKPSLVNLPSVEEGGLLLYLRMLAVAYEKTQELARDLRAVGCGDLDVEGLTESLFSSHKDEYHEYEQASLRQLYKVKIEELRAESQISDSSGTIGRSKGASVASSQQQISVTVVTEFVRWNEEAISRCNLFSSQPATLATNVKAVFTSLLDQVSQYIADGLERARDSLTEAANLRERFVLGTSVSRRVAAAAASAAEAAAAAGESSFRSFMVAVQRSGSSVAIIQQYFANSISRLLLPVDGAHAASCEEMATAMSSAEAAAYKGLQQCIETVMAEVERLLSAEQKATDYRSPDDGMAPDHRATTACARVVAYLSRVLESAFTALEGLNKQAFLSELGNRLHKVLLNHWQKYTFNPSGGLRLKRDITEYGEFVRSFNAPSVDEKFELLGIMANVFIVAPESLSTLFEGTPSIRKDAQRFIQLREDYKSAKLASKLSSLWA is encoded by the exons ATGAGGGAGCCCCGAGATGGAACCAAAACCGATAGAACCTCGAAATCCACACCTTCCCCTGCTTCATTCCCTCTCATTCTCGACATCGATGATTTCAAG GGAGATTTCTCGTTCGATGCGTTGTTCGGGAACCTGGTGAACGAGCTTCTTCCGTCGTTCAAAGTAGAAGCGGAATCGGACGGTGCTGATTCTCTGCCGAATGGCCATATGCGAGCGCCATCGTCCGATGCATCCAAATTCTCCCAAACGGCTTCGAGTCCTCTGTTTCCAGATGTTGAGAAGCTCTTGTCGTTGTTCAAGGATTCTTGTAAGGAGCTGCTTGAGCTTCGTAAACAG ATTGATGGGAGACTCTACAATCTTAAGAAAGATGTTTCTGTTCAAGACTCCAAGCATAGGAAGACTCTTGGTGAG CTAGAAAAAGGTGTAGATGGATTGTTTGATAGCTTTGCGAGATTGGATTCACGTATTTCAAGTGTTGGCCAAACAGCTGCTAAGATAGGAGATCATCTCCAG AGTGCAGATGCTCAGCGAGAAACTGCGAGCCAGACAATCGAGTTGATAAAA TACTTAATGGAGTTCAATAGCAGCCCAGGCGATCTGATGGAGCTTTCGCCTCTTTTTTCTGATGATAGCCGTGTTGCTGAGGCTGCTTCAATTGCCCAAAAATTAC GGTCATTTGCTGAGGAAGATATCGGAAGACATGGTATCACAACTGCTGTGGGAAATGCAACTGCTAGCAGAGGATTAGAAGTTGCAGTTGCTAATTTACAGGACTACTGCAATG AACTGGAGAATAGATTGCTTTCTCGGTTTGATGCAGCTTCACAAAAAAGAGAATTGACCACCATGGCAGAATGTGCCAAAATTTTGTCTCAG TTCAACAGGGGAACAAGTGCCATGCAACATTATGTAGCAACTCGTCCCATGTTTATTGATGTGGAAGTAATGAATGCAGACACTAGGCTGGTTCTTGGTGACCAGGCTGCACAAGCTAGTCCTAGTAATGTTACTCGTGGGCTTTCATCTTTGTACAAAGAAATCACAG ACACTGTTCGTAAAGAGGCCGCAACAATCACGGCTGTGTTCCCTTCACCCAGTGAAGTTATGTCGATTTTAGTTCAG CGAGTTTTGGAGCAGCGAATTACTGCCCTTCTGGACAAACTGTTAGTGAAACCATCTCTTGTGAATTTACCTTCTGTGGAGGAAGGTGGACTCCTATTA TATCTTCGAATGCTAGCAGTGGCATATGAAAAGACTCAAGAACTAGCCAGAGATCTACGAGCTGTGGGATGTGGTGACTTGGATGTTGAGG GTCTGACAGAGTCCTTGTTCTCAAGTCACAAGGATGAATACCATGAATATGAGCAGGCATCTCTTAGACAATTATATAAAGTGAAG ATTGAAGAATTGCGAGCTGAAAGCCAGATTTCTGATTCTTCTGGGACAATTGGACGCTCAAAAGGAGCTTCAGTAGCTTCTTCTCAGCAGCAAATATCTGTCACCGTTGTAACAGAGTTTGTGCGTTGGAATGAAGAAGCAATCTCAAGATGCAATCTCTTTTCTTCTCAG CCTGCTACACTGGCAACCAATGTAAAAGCAGTATTTACTTCCCTACTGGACCAA GTTAGTCAATATATAGCAGATGGGCTTGAACGGGCTAGAGACAGTCTGACTGAAGCAGCTAATTTGAGGGAAAGATTTGTGCTCGGTACAAGCGTTAGCCGTAGAGTGGCTGCTGCAGCTGCATCTGCT GCAGaggctgctgctgctgctggtgAAAGCAGTTTCAGATCTTTCATGGTTGCTGTACAACGCTCTGGAAGCAGTGTAGCTATTATTCAACAA TACTTTGCAAATTCTATATCTCGGCTTTTGCTCCCTGTGGATGGTGCACATGCTGCTTCTTGTGAGGAAATGGCTACAGCAATGTCCAGTGCAGAGGCTGCTGCTTACAAAGGATTACAACAGTGCATTGAAACTGTCATGGCTGAG GTTGAGCGATTGCTTTCAGCTGAGCAGAAGGCAACAGATTATCGATCACCTGATGACGGAATGGCTCCTGACCACCGGGCAACCACTGCCTGTGCAAG GGTTGTGGCTTATCTTTCTCGTGTGCTGGAGTCTGCTTTCACTGCCCTAGAAGGTCTTAACAAACAAGCATTCCTGTCTGAGTTG GGGAATCGCTTGCACAAGGTGTTGCTAAATCATTGGCAGAAATATACATTTAATCCAAG TGGGGGATTGCGACTGAAACGTGACATTACTGAATATGGAGAATTTGTGCGTAGTTTCAATGCTCCTTCTGTTGATGAGAAATTTGAATTGTTGGGCAT AATGGCCAATGTCTTTATTGTCGCTCCCGAGAGCCTTTCAACTTTGTTTGAGGGTACCCCTAGCATTCGGAAAGATGCACAAAG ATTTATTCAACTTCGAGAGGACTACAAGAGTGCCAAACTTGCATCTAAACTGAGCTCCTTGTGGGCTTAA